The genomic interval CAACCGGATTCTCCGGAGAGACGCTTTCGGGCCCTGGGAGGCGGATTTCCGCGTGGAGTGGAAGGCGTGTGAGCGATGGAAGCGGCGCTGCTCGGCAGGAGGGGCGGCTGTGGCGCGCTGAGCCCGGAGGCCTCCGGTCCTGTGGCCGCgtctgtctggttttttttttcctcatttaaccTCATTAATCTTTCCTCGTCGGCCTCTCACGTTTGGCGAAGTTACTGTGCTGTGCTCTTCCTCGTAGCTGGAATCGCCCGCTTTCCCCACCCTGGGGCTGCTTCCCGCCTTCCCAGCATCTGGGGTCCTGTCTTCACGGGACGGCGGCAGCCCTGCACCCTGGCTTGTGTCTGCGGGAGGCGGCTTGCGGCCTCACTTCCCCTCACTCGGGGCGGATCAGGGCTGCTCTGGAAGGTCCGCCCCAGTATGGTTCTGCTGTTAATTGTTAATTGCGTTGTCTTGTGGCCGCCCAGTGTGACCCGGACGAGTCCTGCTGGCATCTCTGTTCACTGGCGGCCTAAAGTGCGTCGGACGTGTGCGATGTTCCTTCCCTCTGGGGCCCGCACGGTTTCCTGCGGCCGGCGGTGCGTGCATGTGTCTGTCCGATCCCGCTGCTCCACTGCCCCACCACTTCAGACTCTGTTTGTACAAatttgggctatttttttttttaagattaatttatttgacagagatcacaggtaggcagaggcaggcagagaggaggaagcaggctccccgctgagcagagaacccgacgtggggctcgatcccaggaccctgagatcatgacccgagctgaaggcagaggctttaacccactgagccccccaggcgcccccaaaatttgggctattttttttaacacatgtgCTTGTGTAACTTGGGACGACAGCCCTGCCCTAGCTCTTCAGGGTCGCAAGGGGCAGAGCCTGGTGCCCACAGCTTCCAGCTCTCGTGGCCATTCCCACCACGAACTGGGATTCTGGGATTCGGGGCCTGTCCTCACCATGCACCCTCTCCTCGGGGACCCCAGCCGCACCCAGAGCTGCTGCGTCCCTTGACAAAGCCCCACACTGAACCCACAGCTCAGTCCACCTCCGAGCCCCAGCCCTGTGGACAACTGCCTGTGGCTGCTCCGGGGCCCCCCAGGCCACACTTGGGGAGCCCAGAGGCCAGCTCTGCTCCCAGGGGAGGCTGCCCCCCAAGGCCTGGCATCCGGAGTGCCCCGCCGGCCTCCGCTCTGCGGGACCCCGTTCCGGCCGCCGTCTCCGTCCTTGCTGGTTTGCTCCCATTTTGGCGGAGGGCCTTGGAGGGGGGGCCCCGGAGATGTCTGAGCTCCGGACTGTGGAGCGGCTCAGACGTCCTCATGCTGCCTCCGCACTCGCGTGGTGCTTTCTTGGGTACAAACTCTCCGTGGAAAACCCACTCTTCCAGGACATGGGTTACTCTATCGCCCCTAACCCTTGCTGTTTCTGCGTGAGGCCTCAGGTCCTCGGCACGTGCCCCGCGTCAGTCTGCAGCTCCCACACGCCCCCGTCTGCAACCTCCCGTGGTCCGCCGCACCCCCTTGTCTGTAGGAagcgcgtgtgcgcgtgtgtttTCTCGACTGTCCCGAAAGCTGCCTGCCTGGATGCTGGCCTACGCGGTCGACGTCTGCAGGTTTCCTCCGGTGCCTGCTCACCCTGTCTGTGTTTCTGGCATTCGGCCAGTCCTTGCCTTCGCGGTCAGCGTTTGCTGTAATGACCGGCTCTGGGACGACTTCCGTGCGCTCCCGCTCGCCCTCCGTCAGGGGCCTGAGGTCAGCAGGATCTGTGTCCCCCGCTTGCCGCGCCGTCTCAGGTCCTCCGGGGGTGCCGCAGCCGTGGTGGATGGCGGTGACCTGAGAGGCGGGCTTGGGGCAGGGGCTCTGCTCCCGGTcactctgctctgcggggagcggGGTACAGTTTGGCGGGCAACGCCGCGGGGCTACCGCCGGACAGAGGGAGGGCGCCCACACCACCGGCCGCGCCTGTGGGGAGCTTCCCATGTGGACACAGTCACGTGTTTAAAGAGCTCCGGCTTGCCGTCCGCGTGGGGACATCCGCGTCTAGGAGAACAACAGCTACGGGACGGGGGCTCTTTCCTGTCCCCCGAGTCTCTCATCCCTGGCAGAGGCCACACCTGCTCCTGGTCAGTGCAGAAGAGCGGGACAGGGGACTGGCCTGAGGCTCCACGCGTGGGGCAGCCTCACTAGTGGTCAGGCGCTTGGGCTGTGAGTGGGGAGGCTTCTGGGGGTTCTGGCCTGGACGCCGCACCCTCGGGGTCTGTCAGGCCGCCTCTTTTCTCCAGGAAGGAACCTTCCTCTCCTGGAAGGAGGGGGGAAGAGCCAGGCCCCATGGATCTTGGTGCcgagtgggaagaggggctgggggcttcacgtttttttgtttttgcggTTGTTGATGGTGGGGGTGACGCTTAAACCACAGAAACGTGTTGTCTAAGGTCTGCAGGCTGCGAGGGCCAGACCCAAGTGCCAGCAGCGCTGCCTCCTCCTCCGGCCTTCCCCTCGGCTTGTGGCTGGCCCAGGTCTCTGTGTGTCCTCACGTCCCCTTCCGTGGGGGTCTCTGGGCCCGAATGTCCACTTTGGGGGGGTTGCTTCTTAATTTTAAGTGTATGGCTTAGCGGCACTGAGTGTGTTCACGTTGTCAGAACCCCATCTCAGGACTTGCGCTCCGCGGCTCTGATGCTCCCCCCGTCTgcttgcggggggcggggggcagctcCCCAGCCCCGTCGCCCCATCTGCTTCCCGTCGCTGTGGGTCTGACTCCTCTGGGGACGCCCAGAGTGGAATCACACAGGGTTTCTCCTCCGGTGACCTGCCCGTGTCACTCGGCGTAGTGTCCTCAGGGCTCGGCCACGTTTCTTCCTTGTTAAGACGGAATCATTCCACGGTGGGCACCTGCCCCTCCAGGGAACACAGGCACCCAGCAAGGGCAGTCTGGGTTTTCCCACAGCCTTTGGTCTGTTGTGGGCCGTGCTGCTGTGACCTGGGCGTGCGGTGTCTCTGTGAGGGCTGCTGCCGGTTCCTGCGGTGACACACCCACCGGGGCCACCGGGGGATTCTcgttttaattctttgaggagtGGGGACTTCACTGTGCACTTGTCTCAACCCTCTGTCCTGAGCTCCCTGCGGCGCTGCAGCAGTGACCGGCTGTCCCACCGGCCCCAagcccagggagggagcagggggcgTCCCCAGGCCTGGCCAGAGTCTGGGAGGGTCTGTCGCATACAGCCCACCTGGGAAGCtctgccggggggggggggggtcgagACGGTGCTGCGGGGCTGCGGCTTATGGTCTTTCCTGGTCACGGACACCGTGCCAGCCTCCTGCCTTGTGCTGAGCCTCCACACTGGCCCCTGACCACCTCTCCGCCGGTCCTCACAGTTCCTGCGGCTTTTTCTTGACTTAGGGGGGCTCGAGGAGGAGCCCcttccaccccatccctcctgaGGCTCTCGCAGGCCAGCCCGGAAGACCCCTACTGCCTGCCACCTCCTGGCCCCAGCGGGAAGGGCCGCGGCCGCCGCTGTGAGGACCTCCCTGCCCGGGGTCGACCCTCACGCAGAAAAGTGGCCGGCGCTGGGGCCGGGTGCTGGGGCCGGGAGCCGCTGCAGGCCGAGCCGGATCCTGGGGACGCACGGGCGGGCTGCTCTCCGTGCGGAGCAGAGGGTCGGCGGGCGCGGGAGCCGGGAGCACAGTGGCTGGTGCCGACTGCGCCCCTGTCCGCGCAGGTGTGCGAGCCCCCTGAGAGCAGGCCCGCGAGCCGCCGCTGGAGCGTCAGCATCCACGAGCGCCGGCAGCTGGCCACGCAGGACGGCGGGGAGGAGCCGGGCACCGGCGGGCCTGACCCCCACTACagggtgtgtggtggggggggcggggggcaccggCGACACACAGCCTCTGCCTGGACCCGCCCCCTGACCCCGCGGTTGCCCCCAGGACATCGTGCGGCTCGTGGCGCAGCTGGTGTCCGAGGACGTGGACAAGGACGTGCTCCTGCCCCACCCACGGAGGTCCTCTGAGTCCGCCGAGGCCTTCCACGCCTTCCTAGCCCGGAGCTCGCCTTTCTGGCACACGGCGACCTCGGAGGCGCAGGTCTCGAGGTCACAGCCCTCCTAAGAGACGACTCAGCCCAGTATCTGTTCCAGCGCTTTTCCTGGGGGCCCTGGGGTAGGGGGCGGCGGCCGCCTCTTCACCTCCCGCGGGAGCTCATGAGCCCAGGGGTGAGAGAACCCAGGCCCAGGAGGATCCCGTGAGTGTCCCTTCCTTAGAACACGCAGCCCTGAGGCCTTGGAGGCCACCTCAGGGAGGGGTGCCttgccccagcccagcctccaggaGGCCCCCTGAAGGGGCCTGGGGgacagggtggtggtggggggtgcttGCAGAAGAGCCGTCTGCTGCCTAGAGAGGCCTCGGCCTGGCCGTGATGGCTCAGGGGCTCCTACAGAGCCCAGTTGATGAGCAGCTCCCTGCTGGTCCTCCAggagggtggggagttgggggccACCAGCTGCTGGGCACGGATGCTCACCCAGCCGGGGGACACCGGGTCTCGCGCTGGGCCTGTCTGCGGGAGGTCCAAAGGGGCCCGCGTAGCCCTGGGGGAGCAGAAGCCAGGGgccgctgagcacagaggcttcctgaaggaggggTGCCTCCCACCTCCGCACAGTGGTTGGCGGGCAGAGGGCACGGGAAGCCGTGAAGAGCGGGCCCTGGGCCCATCCCAGCGTCTGCTCTTGGGGAGTGACGGGCGGAGTGACGTGGGGGAGTGCGCCGgcggagctggagctggagggtGAGGGAAGCCCCCAGGCCTCCGGGCCGTGGAAGGACAGCAGGGGTGGGGCCGTCCCCGGGACTTGGCCACCGACTCTCCGGGGCTGACGGGCTTCTGTGTGGGCTTCTGTGTGCGGACAGCTGGGTGGCGGGGACTTCAGGCTAGATGAGGTGAGGAACCCCAGGCCTGGGGCGCGGGCAGGAATAGGTCTGCACAAACCGGCCTCCCTGGGTCCCGGAACCCGTGTCCTGTGTCCTGAGGGGCAGGCTGAGGTTGAGGCCTGGGGGACAAGGtgacccccttctcccctctttaGGGATGTCTGATGATGAACTAGGGGTGGGCGTCCCgggccaggctccatgctgggcaggaaggacccccccccgcccccacccagcagTGCTCCCAGTGCAAAACGGGAGCTGAAGTGCCAACAGTCGGGTAGAGGTGACAAGGGCTTTGGAGTTCTTTGTCACAGAGCGGGGACCCGGAGGGCATCGGGCTGACCTACCGGTTCTGGTCTGGCTTGGGGCCGGTCACGAGGCTGCAGTCAGCTGGTGGGGAGTCCGGGACGCCGCGACGGCCCCTCTGTCTTCCACGTGGTCTCAGCACCTCTGCTGGGCCGGGAGCCTGCTGCCCGGGGCCCGGCACTCCCACCCCTGCAGCAGGGCAGAGGGGCCTTGTGGGGGGCCAGACCCCGGCCAGGCAGCGTCCTCAGCTGCCCCCTGCGTGGTTACCATGGTTACCAAGGCCTCAGGACCCTCCCAGTGGCCCCGCCTGCTAGACTGTGGTGCCCAGCACAGGGGTCACCTACCACCGGGGGATGGACTTGCTGCCACCCAGAGCTCTGCTTTCTACTGCTGCCCCAGCAGTTCCCTGGCTGGGGCTCCCCAGAGGTCCCAAATGGGCCTCACCAGCCCAGGATCAGGCTGTGCGCACGGCTGCCCGTCCTTCCGGAGAACCCGTTCCTGgccctttccagcttctggaagctgccTGCCAGCCGTGGCGTGAGGCCGTTTCCTCCGCCTTCAAGGGCGGCTGCGTGGCCCCTGTGGGCCCCATGCCCCGTCTTCTCTGGGGCCTCTGCCTCTTCTGTCGGCCCCCGGTGCTGCGGGCTGCTGCTCCACCGTCATGGCTGGGCCGTCCCGGGCCCCACGGGCACATTCTCAGCTTTGGGGTGAAGATGTGGACATCTTTTTGGAGGTGCCATGCCTTCCAGGGGGCCCAGCACCGACTGGCTAGAACTGGGGGTGCTGCGTCCCATCCCACAGAACATGGGGCTGCCTCCACCAACCAGGACGGTCGGCCCCAACCGGGAACAGCACCTACGCGGAGCCCCTGGGACAGAAGAGGGTCCCCCAGCAGCAGAGCGGGGTCAGCAGGATGAGTGGAGTCAGTCTCAGGCCAGCAGCAGCTGGCGGGGACGTCTCCTGGGCCACCCCCACCTACGTccctcctttgtttttattttttaagattgcatttattttgagtgcgagttgggggaggggcggagggagggggcgAATCCCAAGCCGCGTCCCCGCTGAGCACAGGGCGCCCCCACAACCCCGagtttgtgacctgagctgaaaccaagcgtGAGAtgcttcggggcacctgggggcccgTCGtcgggcgtctgcctttggttcagggcatgatcccaggtcctgccTGCGtctcccgctcccgctccccctgcttgtgctccctctctcgctgtgtctctctgtcaaataaataaatcaaaccttaAAGAAAACAGAGTTGTTTTACCGACGGTTCCGCCAGGCGCTGCCCCTGCCCCAGTGTCCCTTCTTCACTGCCCGAGCCCTGCCAGCCGGTGGGTGTCCTCGTGCTCCAGGAGGAACaacaccccgccccccgccagacCACAGAGACATCCCCATGTTGGGGGGCCAGGTGGGGATACCCCTGAGGAGGGCAGCCCTTTGGGGACATCCCAGCCGAGGGCGTTGGAGTGCTCTGGCGGCAAGGTGAACAGCGTCCCACCGGCAGGCTTGCCCCGCTGGCGCGTGAGGCCCTTGCGCCCATCATCGTCTGTGCTCACGAGGGAGGTCAGCTCGGAGCAGGCAGCACAGGTGGCCGCGGACACCCCGAGGAGGAAAGCAGGTGTGCGCTGGGGGGGTGGTTTGTGTCCTCCCGAGGGCCAGCACCGCCCCTGCTGGAAAGAAGGACCTCGTGGGCTCTGCGAGAACCCGCTCACTATTCAAcggtaaagtttaaaaaatctcACCCACAATCGCACCAAGATCAGGCTGCGGACGCACGGCGAAGGCTATCCAGGAACCTCCAGAGACCCAGGCAGCGAGGAGAGAGTGTGTGGAAATAGAGTAAGCGCAGAGCCCCTCCCTGCAAACctgagaaattttaattttaagggaaaacaggattgctgaattaatgaatgcatcttccccccaaatttaaaagCTTCTCCtaagattatttttagaaattgcaAAAATCAAGAGACAGCATCACGTGGCTTTGGCAGCGCGCTCCCCTCACACAGCACACGGCGCAGAGGAGCTGGTGCTgggctccccgcccccgcccgctgCGACCGTCATTCCCGCTCGGGCTGGCGCGGGCCTCAGGCCTGCACCCacgccccctcacccccccaccccggacccCACAGGCCCAGCGAGCTCGCCAGCCCATGTGGCCGCTCAGTCTTCGCTTTGGTTACACCCTTACTGGCAGCACGTGAGGTCAGCCCTTGGCGGCCGGAAGAGCTGCGTTTCGGGGGCTCCTCCTGGTGCTCACAGGTCTCCCCGCAGGAGGggtggggaccctgctttctCAGCGGGGGTGGCTGGCCTTCCCTCGGAGCCTGGTCTCCGTGCCCCGTGGCTGCAGGACCGCAGGCACAGCCGCCACTCTGTCCTGCATGTGACCAGCTTTCCGAAAGCCAGTCCCAGGGACCCTTGAAGTCCAGTGACTCAGGGGAGATGGGCCTCCGTGCGGACGCCACTCTGTCGGGATTTCGGAGCGTGCGGGCCCCTCGTCACCTGGCCTTTCCTGCAGAACCCTGAGTGCACTCTGCAGTGCTGCCTCTGCTCGTCTCGGCCCTCACCGTGCTGCTGCCCAGGGGGGCCCCGAAGCCCCCCAGTGCACGCCTGTCCCTCCGAGGggcctcctcctccaccagcGTCCTGACCCTTCTCCACAGCTGTGCCCCTCACCGTGACTCCTCTGTCACCTTCCCTGCGTCCTTTGTGGCGTGCATCATTCACAGCTCTAGCCCTCACCCGCTAGCCTGCGCGTCCCCTGGCGGCAGACACCTGTCCCCCCACCTGGCCCGCCACGTGTGTCACAAGTCAGGATTGAGTAAGTTACTGCTTGAGCTGCTTTGTCTCGTTCCCCAAGTACCTCCAGCCCGTCCTGCACCCGTAATCCCACATTCTGCCCCTCGCTGCTCCTGGCTGATCCCAGCAGCCGTGTGGCTTCACACGTTAACGCTCGCTGCCATCCTGCCCTTTGGTCACCCAGTCCTGGGGCTTCCGATGGCGGCATATGCGGCCCAGGTTCCCGCGGCCTCCTGCACTCCTGTGGCTTCTGGTGGCTTCCCTCCGGGGTTTCCAGTGGgccctcgccccctcccccctccctcctccagttTCTCTGTTGCTGGATGTGTGGAGGTGGCCGCCAGGCCTTCGTTCCCGTTGACGCCAGAAGCTGGCTGTAAGTGGGCGGGTTCACAGTCTCTTGCAGCTCACCTGAGATCTGCCGCCTGCTGGGAGCAGGGCAGGACGCTGCTGGCAATGTCCCTTCTCCCTGTTAGTCTGGaaagggcaggaagcaggccccAGCTGGAGCAGCTGTGTGCTGTGGGGTCCCAGGCCTCAGTAAATGTCACTCGGCTTCGGGAGGGCCATATCCCTGTCCTTCGTGGGGAAGCCTTTAGGGCCGGGATGTCTTCCCTGAGACCCTGGACCCCCTCGGCCGGGCCGCCCACCCCGTGCCGCGCTTGTCCTCCGTCCTGCTCCCAGGGAGGAGGTCCGCCTCCACCTCTCGGTCAGCCGCCCCCCCGGGCTGGGCCAGTGCCACACTCTCAGGACAGAGCCGTCCTGTTTCTGGgatggaggcagaagcaggccctTCCAAGGGAGGAAGTTTCAGGCTCTCTCTCGCCCAAAGGCTGCCTGGGAATTTTTGGTAGTTCTAACTTTCTGGTCAGCTTGTCAACTACTGGAAGGTTCTGTGGTGCAGCGTCACTGTCCAGGTGAGGGGGTTCAAGGTTCAGACCAGGGCATTAGGAAGGGAGTGTATGGGGAGGGAGGaacacccttcccccaccccacagccatCCACCAGGGCTCCCTGGGCTGGGCTTGCTCAGAGAGTGGCCGCGCACCGCAGAGCATTTCCTTTCCTGGAGCCCGGGGCAGGCTCCGCTTGCAGCCACTGCCCTCGTTGGAACCCCTGGCTTTTACCCCagcacctgct from Mustela erminea isolate mMusErm1 chromosome 5, mMusErm1.Pri, whole genome shotgun sequence carries:
- the TEX22 gene encoding testis-expressed protein 22 isoform X3 codes for the protein MERREPRSHGPAGKAPRRASPVRSPSRAWGRPSAPSGGPQVRTQDWVCEPPESRPASRRWSVSIHERRQLATQDGGEEPGTGGPDPHYRDIVRLVAQLVSEDVDKDVLLPHPRRSSESAEAFHAFLARSSPFWHTATSEAQVPCLPGGPAPTG
- the TEX22 gene encoding testis-expressed protein 22 isoform X1; protein product: MERREPRSHGPAGKAPRRASPVRSPSRAWGRPSAPSGGPQVRTQDWVCEPPESRPASRRWSVSIHERRQLATQDGGEEPGTGGPDPHYRDIVRLVAQLVSEDVDKDVLLPHPRRSSESAEAFHAFLARSSPFWHTATSEAQVSRCHAFQGAQHRLARTGGAASHPTEHGAASTNQDGRPQPGTAPTRSPWDRRGSPSSRAGSAG
- the TEX22 gene encoding testis-expressed protein 22 isoform X2 yields the protein MERREPRSHGPAGKAPRRASPVRSPSRAWGRPSAPSGGPQVRTQDWVCEPPESRPASRRWSVSIHERRQLATQDGGEEPGTGAMPSRGPSTDWLELGVLRPIPQNMGLPPPTRTVGPNREQHLRGAPGTEEGPPAAERGQQDEWSQSQASSSWRGRLLGHPHLRPSFVFIF
- the LOC116589876 gene encoding uncharacterized protein LOC116589876 yields the protein MCACACVHARVYTHVASGARTVETVVTTWNGQDRRPCREEHEVEGGIPGGEKQVPAGVWSQDGHHHWGPRETSCLGPQVAGLSTTGRCWPSGGHKPPPQRTPAFLLGVSAATCAACSELTSLVSTDDDGRKGLTRQRGKPAGGTLFTLPPEHSNALGWDVPKGLPSSGVSPPGPPTWGCLCGLAGGGVLFLLEHEDTHRLAGLGQ